In Monodelphis domestica isolate mMonDom1 chromosome 4, mMonDom1.pri, whole genome shotgun sequence, one DNA window encodes the following:
- the LOC103094721 gene encoding uncharacterized protein LOC103094721: MRLLCLPDSSALPPPSFLSSLLLLFLPSLPPPPFLLQACLHRRHLHRAREPRGELRGPESLPWPERTGDIGRVSVFQTGCREQRGKSLGTGRRGRQELGPSPSPLLTGKSRGPAGAAAGAAAPAAASVKPKKCDGVPAPRVPSTFPPGAAAPGYPTSCGSSWDCGWMLQLQETQLRGRLLCWERRRRCNIFKVSQTLWLHWPPWSWRQTELMFYTFGYRFEFSPPHAKYLKPLETHDLTINDCAILSI, from the exons ATGCGGTTGCTATGCCTTCCCGACTCTTcagctcttcctcctccctccttcttgtcctctctcctccttctctttttgccctctcttcctccccctcccttcctcttgcaGGCTTGTCTCCACCGCCGCCACCTCCACCGCGCCCGGGAGCCTAGAGGTGAGCTTCGCGGACCCGAGTCCCTGCCGTGGCCCGAGAGGACCGGGGACATCGGGCGGGTGTCAGTCTTCCAGACTGGGTGCAGGGAGCAACGGGGAAAGAGCCTGGGAACTGGGCGCCGGGGAAGGCAGGAGCTGGGACCAAGTCCATCCCCTCTGCTGACCGGGAAAAGCCGCGGCCCCGCGGGAGCCGCTGCTGGGGCCGCAGCCCCAGCCGCAGCTTCA GTAAAACCAAAGAAATGTGACGGGGTCCCAGCACCCCGGGTCCCCTCGACCTTTCCCCCCGGAGCAGCTGCCCCAGGTTACCCGACATCCTGTGGAAGCAGCTGGGACTGTGGCTGGATGCTGCAGCTGCAGGAAACTCAGCTTCGAGGCAGGCTCCTGTgctgggagagaaggagaagatgcaacatttttaaagtttcacaAACCCTCTGGCTGCACTGGCCCCCCTGGAGCTGGAGACAAACCGAATTAATGTTTTATACCTTCGGGTATAGGTTTGAGTTTTCCCCCCCTCATGCCAAGTATTTAAAACCTCTAGAAACCCATGATTTGACAATCAATGATTGCGCGATACTTTCAATTTGA